Sequence from the Luteibacter aegosomaticola genome:
TGCCGCCCGTTGGCTGGATGGCAGGAGGATGCGTGCCGCACCGTCGGGTTCAACGATGGCGGCGGCGCCGACGAGCTTCATCTGCAGGTTGCGGTGTACGGCTTTTACGGATGGGAGCTTGTTGACGTCATCGCGTACCCGTTCCCATTCCTCGTAAGGAAAGATCCACAGGCAACCGGTTTCGAAGGGGTTGTAGGTAATCACCAGACGATTCCCGCAGACGGCCGCCACCTGATCCCGATACGAAGTCGGAATCGTCAGACGACCCTTGTCGTCGACCGTGATGGCTGTTTCGCCTTGGAACATGTCTGGTTGCCCGCCCCACCAAATCCCACGATTTCACACTGGGGCCCACGATAGTCTCGGGTCCTGAGACTGTCAAGGAATTTTTACTTGTGAATCAAGGAGAAAGCTCCTGTTCATCACTAATTCCAGCCATTTCTGAGCAATCCACGCAAGGTGGTTGAATCGCAGGGATTTTTTACGGAGTGACGCTGAGCGTCAGGTGGTGGCTGAGGGCAAAATCAGGCCCTGTGACTGAATTCACGTTCACCCACATAACGCCACCCAAAAAGCACCAGGCGCCTCGGGGGGGGGGCGCCACACAGGCATCACGTAGGAGCCCACCCTGTGGGCGACGCCGTTCGCGAAAACGCCACAGGGCCTGCGCGGTGAGGCGAAAGATGTCGCCCACAGGGTGGGCTCCTACGATCAGGAGCCGCACCCTGGGGCGATATAAGAAGATGGAGTCGGCCTGTAAGCCGGGTTCTGTGCGCCTTGCGGCGTAGCAGTCATTCTTCTCGGCCTGGCGTCACCACCAGGCTCTAGCAACCTACCCGGGGACGATACGGGCCGCATCATAGTCCCCTTATTTGGTCTTGCTCCGGGTGGGGTTTACCGTGCCGTACGACGTTAGCCCCGTACGCGGTGCGCTCTTACCGCACCCTTTCACCCTTACCTGATCCCCTTGCGGGGCCATCGGCGGTCTGCTCTCTGTTGCACTGGCCGTCAGCTCACGCTGCCCAGGCATTACCTGGCACCCTGCCCTGTGGAGCCCGGACTTTCCTCGACACGCACAAGGCGCGACGCGACTGCCCGGCCGACTCCACCGCCAAGTATACGCGGTAACGCCCCGCCCCGCCCGCCAGGGCGCCGACACTTCCAACGGCACCAGCACCCCGAAGGCACCGGCACCCCCGAAGGCACCGGCACCCCGAAGGCACCGGCACCCCCGACGGCGTCGGCAACCGTGCGGCGTCGGCAACCGTGCGGCGTCGACAACCGTGCGGCGTCGACAACCTTGCGGCACCGGCAACCGTGCGGCGTCGGCGCCCATGTAGGAGCCCACCCTGTGGGCGACGCCTTTCGTACAGCCGCCACAGGGTCTGTGGCTCTTCCGCGAAAGATGTCGCCCACAAGGTGGGCTCCTACGGGTTCGTTGAAAGATGTCGCCCACAGGGTGGCCTCCTACGGGTTCGTTACAATTCGCCTCCGCTCACACGATTGGCCTACCGCATGTCCACTCCCCGCCCCGGCACCCTGCACGTCGTCGCCACGCCCATCGGCAACCGCGATGACATCAGCGCGCGCGCCGTGGCCACGCTGGGCAAGGTCGCCGTGATCGCCGCCGAGGACACCCGGCACACCCGGCCGCTTCTTCAGCACCTGGGCATCGATACGCCCCTGGTCGCCCTGCACGACCACAACGAACGCACCGCCGTGGATGGCCTGGTCGAGCGCATGCGCGGTGGTGACGACGTGGCCCTGGTCTCCGATGCCGGCACGCCCCTGATCAGCGACCCGGGCTTCCGGCTGGTGCGTGCCGCGCGGCAGGCGGGGCTGAAGGTCAGCCCCGTACCCGGCGCCAGCGCCGTGATTGCCGCGCTCTCCGTGGCGGGCCTGCCGAGCGATCGCTTCGTGTTCGAAGGGTTTCTTCCCGCGAAGTCGGGCGCACGAAAGTCGCGGCTGGCCGAGCTGGCCGGTGAAGCGCGCACGCTCATCTTCTATGAATCGTCGCACCGCATCCTGGAATGCCTCGAGGACATGCGCGAGGTGTTCGGCGCCGAACGCGAGGCCGTGATGGCTCGCGAGCTCACCAAACTGTTCGAAACCGTGCTTGGTGCGCCGCTGGGCGAGCTGGTGGGCACGGTGGCGGCCGATGCCAATCAGCAGAAGGGCGAGTTCGTGGTGATGGTCGCCGGACGTGAGGCCGGCGAAGACGAGCGCCTGGCCGAGGGCTTGCGTGTGTTTGGCATCCTGAAGGAAGAGCTGCCGCCGGCCAAGGCGGCGAAGCTGGCCGCTGCCATCACCGGCGCCCCCCGCAAAGCCCTCTACGGCGCCTGACCCCGTGTAGGAGCCCACCGTGTGGGCGACGCCTTTCGTACAGCCGCCACAGGGTCTGTGGCTCTTCCGCGAAAGATGTCGCCCACAAGGTGGGCTCCTACAGGTTCGTCGAAAGATGTCGCCCACAGGGTGGGCTCCTACGAGGGAGCGACGGGCCGCGTGACGCAGGGCGCGTTTGCGCGCGATATGGGTTGCGGCGGGGCCGCCGCGCAAACGGCCTCACACCGGCCTCGCGAAGCGATCGGCTATGATCCCCTCGTTTCGGCGCCGGAGAGGCGCCATCCGCGCCCCAAGGAACTTGCGATGCCACCGATCCGCGCTCTAGCCCTGAGTGTCCTCATCAGTGCCGCCCTCGCCGGCTGCGTCACACCGGGCGCTTCGCGCCCCGAAGCGCACAGCCCGTCGGGCGAGGCCACCCAGGCCGCGCAGGCCATGTACACCCGCGGCCAGTTCGACCAGGCCGCGCAGGCGTACCTCGCACTCGCGCAGCAGGATCCGGACCACCGCGACTACTACAAGCTGCTCGCGGGCGAAGCCTACCGCCAGGAAGGTGCGCTGGATCGTGCCGGGCCGGCCATCGCTGATCTCCGCCGTTCGCACCTCGAGGGCGAAGACGCGCTGCGCTTCGATGCCCTGCGCGCCGAGATCGCCCTGAAGAACAACGATGCCAAGACCGCGCTATCGCTGACCGGCAAGCCCACCACGCGCGTATCGCCGCAGATCAGCCAGCGCCTCGCCGAATTGCGCGCCCGCGCGCAGACAGCGGCAGGCGATCCGTGGAGCGCCGCGCAGACCCGCGTCGAGCTCGACGCACAGCTCGGCGGCCTCGACCGCGAACAGAACCGCCGCGAAATCCTCGCCCTGCTCACCGGCATGGGCACCACGGAACTCACCTCGCGTGGTGACGGCCTTGGCCCGAACGACGTGATGCGCCCCTGGGTCACCGAGGCGCAGTCGCAGCTCGGCAATGTGAGCCACGCACCGGCCGTGCTCGACCAGGCCGTCGGCACCGTCACCGGCAACCAGGGTGTCCGCGAGGGCTACAAGGTGCCGGGCAAGGTCGCGCTGCTGCTGCCGCTGAGCGGCCCGCTCGCCGGCGCCGGCGCCGCGATCCGCGATGGCTTCTTCACCCACTACGTCGATTCCGCCCATGCGAACGCGCCGCGCCCCGAAGTGGTGGTGTACGACGCCGGCAACGATGCCGCCCACGCCGTAGCCGCATACGACAAGGCCGTCTCCGAAGGCGCGCGCTTCGTCGTCGGCCCGCTGAACCGCGAAGGCGTCAGCGCCATCTTCGCCAAGGGCGCCCTGCCCGCGCCCATGCTCACGCTGAACTACCCCAGCGATAGCAAGAACCTTCCGCCCGCCGGCGCAAATGAATTTGGCCTGCTGCCGGAAACCGAAGGTGCGCAGGTCGCCGACCACATGGCCGACAAAGGCATGAAGACGGCCACGGTCATCGTCTCGACGGACGATTTCGCGCGCCGCGCCGGCAACGCCTTCAAGGCGGAGTGGCAGGCCCGCGGCGGCACGCTCGCCAACCAGGTGACGCTCGACGCCAACAGCATCGACTTCTCGTCGCAGCTCTCCGGGTTGCCGGTGCCGACCGAGGAAGACGCCACCACCAGCGGTGTGTTCATCAGCATGAAGCCTCAGCAGGCGCGCCTGCTGCTGCCGCAGCTGCGCCTGGCCAAGGACAACCTGCCGGTGTTCGCCACCTCGCACGTCTATTCCGGTGGCGATGACCCGACGTCGGACCGTGACCTCGAAGGCGTCGAGTTCTGCGATGCGCCGTGGCTGTTCGATGCGCAGCCGGGCCTGCCCCGCCGTGCCGACCTGGCCACCGCCATCCCGGCCACCCGCGGCGTCGCCGCGCGCCTGTTTGCCTTCGGCATGGATGCGTGGGGTCTTGTGCCGTACATCGACTGGATGCGCGGCCACGCGGGCGCGTACCTGCCCGGCGCCACGGGCCAGCTCGTCGCCGATGAGTTCGGTCGGGTCCGACGCGTACTCATCTGGGCGCGTTTCGCTGACGGCGTCGCCCACCCGGTGGCCGGTAGCCTTGAACTCGAAGCGCCGGCCACCGCGCCCGCCGTAGAGAACGGCGGCGGCGGTTAAACCCACCCACCCCGGCGCGGAAAGGAGTTCCGCGTGAAAGAAAACCTACCCGAGCCCACCACGCGCCGCGTCACCGGAGACCACTTCGAAGACGCGGCGCGTTCGTTTCTACTGGCCCGCGGGCTGTACTTCGTCCGTGCCAACTTTCTCTGTCGCTTCGGCGAGATCGATCTCGTCATGCGCGACGGCGAGTTTCTGGTCTTCGTGGAAGTGCGTTACCGCCGAAGCCGTGCCTTCGGCGGCGCCCTGGGCTCCATCACCGCAAAGAAACGCCAGCGCATCATCAGCGCCGCGCAGGTATGGCTACGCGCGCATCCTCGCGACGCCCACCGGCCCTGCCGGTTCGATGTGGTGGCCTTCGAAGGCGATGACGTGGAATGGCTCCAGGCCGCGTTCGAAGCGTGAGCGAAGCCCTTGCTCGTTGTAGGAGCGAGCTTGCTCGCGATGGGGCATGTCGCAAGCTCCGATCGCGAGCAAGCTCGCTCCTACAGGGGCACAAGACCTGCGAGTCAGGCGGTGACGATGAACGCCTCGCGGCCCATGGCGGCCAGCTCGCCCACGCCGTTCACCGTGATATCCGGCGGGGTTTCTTCCAGCTCCTTGCCGGCGGCAGCGGCGTAGTGCCCCTGCTTCACCCACACCGTCGTCACGCGATCGCCCATCAGCTTCTTCATCGCGACGAGGATGCGCGGCTTGTCGTCCACCATCACGTAGTGATCGGCGGGATACGCCTTCTGCATGTCGTCGAGCATCTCATCCTTGTGCACGTAGATCAGCACATCGCCCTGGAAGGCATCCCACAAGCCGGCGCGGCGGATCTTGCGCGGCTGGAACACCGTATCGCCGTCGCTCATGATCACGGGGCGGCCCAGCGTACGCAGGTGGGCGATGGTCTCGAGCACGCCGGGGAAGCGGCGCTCATCGAACGGATAATCGAGCAGGAAGAAACTCATCTGCATGAAATCCGGGCTGCTCTGCTGGCCGCGCAGGCGCTGCAGGCTGCCCAGGTAATCCGCGTAACCCACCTGCCCGCGGATCTCCTTGTCGATCGCGTTGTAACGCGCGTGGCCATCTTCACCAAAGCGCTGGACCAGCTGCGCGGCGAGATCGGCGCTGAAACGGTCGTTATCGATCAGGGTGTTGTCGACATCGAACAGGAAAACGATGGGGTCGTGGGTGGACACGGTGGATCCTTGCACGGGAACGTTGGCCCGATATATGGGGACACCCAGCGTGATTCACAGGCCCGCATGCGTCTTGTACGCCCGAGCTCCCGACGGATCAGGCGCGGCGGGGCGGGACCAGCGACAGGTGCTTGCCGCTCGAGGCGCCGGGCCGGGGCGCCAGCAGCCGGGCGATATCGTCGGGGCTGACCGGGCGGGAGTAAAGGTAGCCCTGGCCTTCCTGGCAACCGGCGCGCAGCAGGAAATCGTGTTGCGACTCCGTCTCGATGCCTTCCGCGATCGTATGCAGGCCCAGGCTGCGCGCAATGGCGACCATGGCCTCGGTAATCGCCACGTCGTTGCCGCTGGCCGGCAGGCCGGTCACGAAGCTGCGGTCGATCTTCAGGTACGCCACCGCCGGCAGCTTCAGGTAAGCCAGCGAGGAATAACCCGTGCCGAAATCATCGATCGCCACCGCCACGCCCAGGTTATGCAGCGCCAGCATCGCGCGCTCGGTGTCCTCGCCCATGCGCAGGATCGCGCTTTCGGTGAGCTCTACCAGCAGGCGCTTCGGCGACATGCCGCTCGCCAACAGGGCCTGGCCCACGCTCGCAAGAAAATCCGGATGGCTGAAGGAACCGGCCGAAACATTCACCGCCATGCGCAGCTGCGGCAGGCGCGCCTCGTCCCACACCCGCAGCTGCTCCAGCGCACGCTGCAGCACCCACTGGTCGATCTGGCGAATGAGGCCCAGGCTCTCGGCGATCGGTATGAATTCATCGGGCGGCACCACGCCGCGCTCGGGGTGGTTCCAGCGCAGCAGCGCTTCCACCGCCACGATCCGGCCCGTCTTCATTTCCACGCTGGGCTGGTACACGAGGTGGAACTCGTTGCGCTGCAGGGCCTGGCGCAGTTCCGCCGCCAGCTTCAGGCGGCGCCGCGCATCGGCATGCATCTTGGGCGTGTAGAAGCGCAAGGCGTTGCGCTCCTCCATCTTGGCCACGTACATCGCCGCATCGGCATTGGCGATGAGCGTCACGGCATCGTTGCCATCCAGCGGGTAACCCGCGATGCCAATGCTGGCCGAGACGAACAATTCGTAATCGCCCAGGTCGAACGGGCGCGACAACGCCGCCAGCAAGGCCTCGGCCAACACCAGGGCTTCTTCGCGCGAGCGCAGGTCGGAAAGCAGCACGGTGAATTCATCACCGCCGATGCGGCCGGCCACGTCATGCGGTGAGAGCAGCCCGCGTATCCGCTCGGCCACGCGGATGAGCAGCGCATCGCCCGTCGCGTGGCTGTAACTGTCGTTCACCACCTTGAAGGCATCGAGGTCCACGAACAGCACGACGGCTGCGCCACGCGAATGCGCGGCGCGGGTAATCGCCTCGGCGCAACGCCGCTCGAACTCCGAACGCGTCACCAGGCCCGTAAGCGGATCGTGCGTGGCCATGTGCTGCAGGCGCTGGCGATCGGCCTTGCGCGTGGTGATATCGGAGACGACCGCGACGTAATGCTGCGGACGGCCATCCTTGTCGCGGATGCTGCTGATGCTCATCAGCTCGGGATACACCGTGCCATCGGCGCGGCGGCTTTCCACTTCGCCCAGCCAGTTATCGCCTGCCGCAATCTCATCCCACAGCGACTGCGGCAGCGGCCGCCCGTCGGGGAGCGTGCGTGTGGCATCCAGCCGCTTGTTGCGCAGCATGTGCAAGGGCATGCCGGTGAGCTTCTGGTGGGCCGCGTTGGTCGTGGTCACCCGGCGATCGGCATCAGCGATGATCACGCCCTCGGCGATGCTCGCCAGGGCCTCCGCGGCGATCTTGCGTTCCTGCTCCATCGCCACGCGGTCGGAGATATCGCGCACGATGGCCTGGCACACCTGCTGCTGGCCCCACACCACGAGGCTGCTCTGCGTTTCCACGGGGCGCGTACTGCCGGTGGCGGAACGCAGCACGCCCACGCCGGAATGCGCGGAGCCTTCGAGGAACAAGGTGGCCAGCGGCAGCCCGATCAGCTCACCGCGCTGGCAGCCGACCCATGCGGCGGCGCGGTGGTTGGCATCGAGGATGGCACCGGTCGCTTCATCCACCATGAAAATGGCATCGGCCGCGCTATCGAACAGCAGGCTGTAGCGCTCCTCGGTGCCGCGGATGCCCGCAAGCACGCGCCGGGCGAAACGCAGCCACAACAGCGCCGCCAGCACCGCCACGCCAGCCACGGTGAAGAACAGCACCCGGCCCAGCCATGACGCGCCGTTGGCAATATCCAGTGAGAACGCCTTGGCGCGTGGCTCGATATAGCGGTTCAGTGTCTCGATATGCGCCCGCTCGCCGTCGATCGTGCCGGCATCCACGCTGCCGGCCTCGTACGCGTGCTGCAGCCGGTCGGCGGTGTCTTCCAGCTCAACCAGGCTGGTATCCACGGAGCGCCATTCGGCCACGGCCTCTCGCACATACGGCATCTCGCTGAAGTGGGCGAAGATGAACACCATGCCCGGGATCGCCTCGGGGATAACACCACCCCGGGCGAAGGCATCTTCCACTTCACTCTGTTCGTAATCGCCGCTGGCGATCGCATCGCGCGCCCAGCGGTCGGCCATCAATACGGCGAAGTTCCGGCGGAAACTCTCCAGATCGGCCTTGCGGCCATGGGCCGCGTAAGCGTCGAGGTCGATCACCGCCTGCTTCTGGGCCTTTGCCCAAAGACTCTCGCCGTTGAGAAAACCAGCGAGAGTCACCTGGGTCTGCATCGCCACCCAGGTAAGGGCCAGGACAAACACCGCCGCCGCCGCAAGCGCGTACGCCAGGGGCCGGAGGCGCCTGGTGAGCGGTTGCAGGTGGTTGGCTTCAACGCGGTGCATCGTCTAACGGATTCCCATACCAGGGCGATAGTGCCTACTTACGACCCAACTGGCGAGTTAAGCGGCCGCCTCGTTCACCGAACGATACGAGCCGCCCACCACGTCCATGCAGCGATCCAGCGTGATGGCCATGCTGATATAGCTGCGGCGCACACATTCCTTGATGTGCTCCACCTGGTCCACCGGCGGGTTCGTACCGAGCAGCGAGCAAACGATTTCCAGGGCCTCCCAAGGATGGGTATCGTCATAAGCTGCATGAAGCTGAAGCCAACGCAAGCCAGCTTTACGGCCGGAAATCGGCAAGCTTTCTGCGTAGTCCTTGCTTTCATAGACAATTTGCGACCAATCGCCGGTCGCCCCTTCCACCGCATAGTTCGTCGCCGCCATGCTGGCCGCCAGGGAATCGTTGCGGCTCACCTCTTCGCACCAGTCCGCCAGGGCCTGCGAGCCCTTCGGGGGCTGGCCCTCCAGCACCTCCGCCCGCGACACGCCTGCCGATTCCGCCCAGTTCAGCCAGTACTCGGCGTGGTTCTGTTCCACGCGGATATTGCGCACCAGCCAGCGCCGGGCCAGGTCATCGCCCGGGCTGCGGCCGAAGCGGGTCTTCAGCAGGCTGTGGGCCATATAGCCCGGGAAGCGTTCGATCACCGGCCACACCCCCACCATGAAGTTGCGGGTGACCTCCGGGTCGAGCTGCGCCGCGATCATCTGCGACCACATCTCGTGGCTGACGATAGCCCGCCGCGCATCCTCACAGGACGAAACCATGTCCTGTGCCCAGAGCGGATAGCTGGTGATGTCCATCTGCGGGCCGGTCAGTTCAAAACGTGCATTCATGTCGATCTCCAAAGATCTCTGCCAAGGAAGGTCAGGCAGGCCCGGGCGTCCCGCGGCCCGCCCGCCGCCGCCCATGGCGGGCGCCGGAGATCCATTAGGGCATAGGGCCCGTTCACCTTTGTCAGCGCCGGGCCGGCCAGCGTCTATGCCAGACGTCATGGCTCCCGCCGGGGCTTGCGAGGCTTATCGTGGGCGCCCGTTCCTCGCTAAAAGGGCTGCCCACCATGAAATCCACGATCCTCGCCGCGGCCATCGCCTGCGGCATCGCCAGCACCGGCGCCTTCGCCGCCAGCGGCGCGCCGTCCGGCATCGACCTGAAGGGCATCGACCACGCCGTGCAGCCCGGCGACGACTTCAACGAATACGCCAACGGCGCCTGGATCAAGACCGCCCAGATCCCGGCCGACCGTTCCAGCACCGGCATCTTCCTGCAGGTCTTCCAGAAGGCCGAGAAGCGCACCGCCGACCTGATCAAGGCCGCCGGCAACGGCAACCCGGCCGCCGGCAGCAACCAGCGCCTGATCGCCGATTACTACAAGGCCTACATGGACGAGGCCGGTATCGAGAAGGCCGGCCTGGCGCCGCTCAAGCCCGAACTCGATGCCATCGCGGCGATCAAGGACCGCAAGGCCCTGGCCAGCGCCCTGGGCGGCCAGCTGCGCGCCGACGTGGATCCCATCAACGCCACCCACCTGGACACCGAGCACCTGCTCGGCCTGTTCGTGGCGCAGGGCCTCGAAGACCCCTCGAAGAACGTGCCGTACCTGCTCCAGGGCGGCCTGGGCATGCCCAACCGCGATTACTACCTGAAGTCCGACAAGGACATGGTGGACACGCGTGCCAAGTACGCCACCTACGTGCAGGCCATCCTGGCCGCCGCGGGCGACAAGAACGCGGCGGAGGAAGCCAAGGCCATCATGGCCCTGGAAATGAAGATCGCCGAAGCCCAGGAATCCATCGTCGACAGCGAAGACGTGCACAAGGCCAACAACCCGTGGCCGCGCACCGCCTTCGCCAGCAAAGCCCCGGGCCTGGACTGGGATGCCTACTTCACCGCCGCCGGCCTCAACGACCAGCCCACCTTCATCGTGTGGCAGCCGAACACCGTGACGAAGTTCGCCGCCCTCGTCGGCAGCGAGCCGCTCGATACCTGGAAGGCCTGGCTGCGCTTCCACGCGATCAACGAGAACGCCAGCGGCCTCATCGGCAAGAAGTTCGATGACCTCGCCTTCGACTTCTACAGCAAGACGCTCACTGGCACGCCCAAGCAGCGCGATCGCTGGAAGCGCGGCGTCGCTCGCGTTAACAACGACCTCGGCGATGCCGTCGGCCAGATCTACGTGAAGGAATACTTCCCCGCCACGTCGCGCGCGGAAGTGCAGGACATGGTGAAGAACATCCTGAAGGCCTTCGACGACCGCGTCGGCCAGCTGGAATGGATGACCCCCGCCACGCGCGAAAAGGCCAAGGCCAAGATCGCCACCATCAAGGTGGGCGTGGGCTACCCGGACACCTGGCGCGACTACTCCAAGCTCGAGGTCAAGCCGGATGACGCCGTGGGCAACCACATGCGCGCCGAGCTCGCCGAATACGCCCACCAGAAGTCCAAGCTGGGCAAGACGGTGGATCGCGACGAGTGGTGGATGACCCCGCAGACGGTCAACGCGGTAAACCTGCCGCTGCAGAACGCACTGAACTTCCCGGCCGCCATCCTCGAAGCACCGTTCTTCGATCCGAAGGCCGATCCGGCTTCCAACTACGGTTCGATCGGCGCGGTGATCGGCCACGAAATCAGCCACAGCTTCGATAACCTCGGCGCCGAGTTCGACGCCCAGGGCCGCCTGGCCAACTGGTGGACCGATGCCGACCAGAAGCACTTCAAGGAAGCCGGCCAGAAGCTCGTCGACCAGTTCAGCGCGTACGAAGCCCTGCCCGGCCTGCATGTGAACGGCCAGCAGACCCTCGGCGAAAACATCGCCGACGTGTCGGGCCTCACCATCGCGTACGCCGCGTACAAGAACAGCCTGGGCGGCAAGCCGGCCCCGGTGGTCGACGGCCTCACCGGCGACCAGCGTTTCTTCCTCGCGTTCGCCCAGAGCTGGCGTGAGAAGACCCGCGATGCCGCGCTGCGCTCGCAGATCGTCGGCGACGTGCACGCCCCGGGCAACTTCCGCGCCCAGACCGTGCGCAACATCGACCAGTGGTACGACGCGTTCCAGCCCAAGCCGGGCCAGAAGCTCTACCTCGATCCGAAGCAGCGCGTAAAAATCTGGTAACCCACTAGCTCTTGTAGGAGCGTGCTTGCACGCGATAAACCTTGCCTCATCGCACATCCCCGCGATCAGGCTATCGCGCGCAAGCGCGCTCCTACATGAAGCTTATTCTCCGGCTAACCGATGTACGCGGCACGTGGCGCGCGCCACGATGTAATGCATGCCCTTCGCAGCTCCCCAGCCTTCCATGAACTGGAAATCCATGGCGTCGATGTAACCGCCATCGCGATCACAACCCGCCAGCGCTTCCTTGCGCGCCTCCATGTAAGCGGTCTCCTTCACGTGGCCGCTCTTCTTCACCGTAATGGGATACGGCGCGAAGGCATCGTCTTCCGCGTGGGCGGAAGCCGACACGGCCAACAGGCCGGCGAGCACAAGCATCGTTCGTGCGTACATGATCGTCCTTGATGTAAGCCCACCAGTGGGCCCACGTAGGATCGCCGCGAACGTCACATCACCCTATCGGCGACCGCCCACAGGTCGTGTAGGCCACGACTTAGCTCCGCGAAGGCATTCCCCTACACGAGTGGCCCAAGCCCCTGTAGGAGCGCGCTTGCGCGCGACATCTTTCGCCCCACCACGGCAGAGCTCCGGCGGTTCAACGGTGTCGCACCGCCGATCGCGAGCAAGCTCGCTCCTACAAGGACTGGATTCGTGAGGTGGGTAGGGGTCAGCCGTGAGGCCGGAGGCGACGTTCGACGAGACCCAGAAGACCATCCACGGACAGCGCCAGCGCCCCAACCAACAACGCGCCCTGCACCACGTACGCCGTGTTGTTACCGACCAGCCCTTCGACGATCGGCGCACCGAGCGTCGCCGCGCCCACCGCGGAACCGATCGTCGCCGTGCCCACGCTGACGATGGCGGACAAACGGACGCCCGCCATGATCGGACCGGCGGCCAGCGGCAGTTCCACTTCCCACAACCGGCGCCACGGCCCGTAGCCCATGCCATCCGCGGCATGCAGCGCACTGGCGGGTACCTGGTCGAGGCCGGCCACGGTCTGGCCGAGCACGGGCAACACGCCGTACAACGACAAGGCCAGCAAGGTCGGCGCGGCACCGAAGCCCAGCAGCGGCACGGCGATGGCCAGCACTGCGACCGGTGGGAAGGTCTGCCCGATCACCGCCACCGCACGCACGGTGGGCAAAAGCGAGCGGCCTGCCGGACGCGTAGCGAGG
This genomic interval carries:
- the rsmI gene encoding 16S rRNA (cytidine(1402)-2'-O)-methyltransferase: MSTPRPGTLHVVATPIGNRDDISARAVATLGKVAVIAAEDTRHTRPLLQHLGIDTPLVALHDHNERTAVDGLVERMRGGDDVALVSDAGTPLISDPGFRLVRAARQAGLKVSPVPGASAVIAALSVAGLPSDRFVFEGFLPAKSGARKSRLAELAGEARTLIFYESSHRILECLEDMREVFGAEREAVMARELTKLFETVLGAPLGELVGTVAADANQQKGEFVVMVAGREAGEDERLAEGLRVFGILKEELPPAKAAKLAAAITGAPRKALYGA
- the mraZ gene encoding division/cell wall cluster transcriptional repressor MraZ, producing the protein MFQGETAITVDDKGRLTIPTSYRDQVAAVCGNRLVITYNPFETGCLWIFPYEEWERVRDDVNKLPSVKAVHRNLQMKLVGAAAIVEPDGAARILLPSSQRAAAGIEKKAVLLGMGSKFELWSEQAHLAKIRQTISEDEISDDMAELRL
- a CDS encoding YraN family protein, with translation MKENLPEPTTRRVTGDHFEDAARSFLLARGLYFVRANFLCRFGEIDLVMRDGEFLVFVEVRYRRSRAFGGALGSITAKKRQRIISAAQVWLRAHPRDAHRPCRFDVVAFEGDDVEWLQAAFEA
- a CDS encoding HAD family hydrolase; the protein is MSTHDPIVFLFDVDNTLIDNDRFSADLAAQLVQRFGEDGHARYNAIDKEIRGQVGYADYLGSLQRLRGQQSSPDFMQMSFFLLDYPFDERRFPGVLETIAHLRTLGRPVIMSDGDTVFQPRKIRRAGLWDAFQGDVLIYVHKDEMLDDMQKAYPADHYVMVDDKPRILVAMKKLMGDRVTTVWVKQGHYAAAAGKELEETPPDITVNGVGELAAMGREAFIVTA
- a CDS encoding penicillin-binding protein activator, with protein sequence MPPIRALALSVLISAALAGCVTPGASRPEAHSPSGEATQAAQAMYTRGQFDQAAQAYLALAQQDPDHRDYYKLLAGEAYRQEGALDRAGPAIADLRRSHLEGEDALRFDALRAEIALKNNDAKTALSLTGKPTTRVSPQISQRLAELRARAQTAAGDPWSAAQTRVELDAQLGGLDREQNRREILALLTGMGTTELTSRGDGLGPNDVMRPWVTEAQSQLGNVSHAPAVLDQAVGTVTGNQGVREGYKVPGKVALLLPLSGPLAGAGAAIRDGFFTHYVDSAHANAPRPEVVVYDAGNDAAHAVAAYDKAVSEGARFVVGPLNREGVSAIFAKGALPAPMLTLNYPSDSKNLPPAGANEFGLLPETEGAQVADHMADKGMKTATVIVSTDDFARRAGNAFKAEWQARGGTLANQVTLDANSIDFSSQLSGLPVPTEEDATTSGVFISMKPQQARLLLPQLRLAKDNLPVFATSHVYSGGDDPTSDRDLEGVEFCDAPWLFDAQPGLPRRADLATAIPATRGVAARLFAFGMDAWGLVPYIDWMRGHAGAYLPGATGQLVADEFGRVRRVLIWARFADGVAHPVAGSLELEAPATAPAVENGGGG
- a CDS encoding putative bifunctional diguanylate cyclase/phosphodiesterase, coding for MHRVEANHLQPLTRRLRPLAYALAAAAVFVLALTWVAMQTQVTLAGFLNGESLWAKAQKQAVIDLDAYAAHGRKADLESFRRNFAVLMADRWARDAIASGDYEQSEVEDAFARGGVIPEAIPGMVFIFAHFSEMPYVREAVAEWRSVDTSLVELEDTADRLQHAYEAGSVDAGTIDGERAHIETLNRYIEPRAKAFSLDIANGASWLGRVLFFTVAGVAVLAALLWLRFARRVLAGIRGTEERYSLLFDSAADAIFMVDEATGAILDANHRAAAWVGCQRGELIGLPLATLFLEGSAHSGVGVLRSATGSTRPVETQSSLVVWGQQQVCQAIVRDISDRVAMEQERKIAAEALASIAEGVIIADADRRVTTTNAAHQKLTGMPLHMLRNKRLDATRTLPDGRPLPQSLWDEIAAGDNWLGEVESRRADGTVYPELMSISSIRDKDGRPQHYVAVVSDITTRKADRQRLQHMATHDPLTGLVTRSEFERRCAEAITRAAHSRGAAVVLFVDLDAFKVVNDSYSHATGDALLIRVAERIRGLLSPHDVAGRIGGDEFTVLLSDLRSREEALVLAEALLAALSRPFDLGDYELFVSASIGIAGYPLDGNDAVTLIANADAAMYVAKMEERNALRFYTPKMHADARRRLKLAAELRQALQRNEFHLVYQPSVEMKTGRIVAVEALLRWNHPERGVVPPDEFIPIAESLGLIRQIDQWVLQRALEQLRVWDEARLPQLRMAVNVSAGSFSHPDFLASVGQALLASGMSPKRLLVELTESAILRMGEDTERAMLALHNLGVAVAIDDFGTGYSSLAYLKLPAVAYLKIDRSFVTGLPASGNDVAITEAMVAIARSLGLHTIAEGIETESQHDFLLRAGCQEGQGYLYSRPVSPDDIARLLAPRPGASSGKHLSLVPPRRA
- a CDS encoding TenA family transcriptional regulator, with protein sequence MNARFELTGPQMDITSYPLWAQDMVSSCEDARRAIVSHEMWSQMIAAQLDPEVTRNFMVGVWPVIERFPGYMAHSLLKTRFGRSPGDDLARRWLVRNIRVEQNHAEYWLNWAESAGVSRAEVLEGQPPKGSQALADWCEEVSRNDSLAASMAATNYAVEGATGDWSQIVYESKDYAESLPISGRKAGLRWLQLHAAYDDTHPWEALEIVCSLLGTNPPVDQVEHIKECVRRSYISMAITLDRCMDVVGGSYRSVNEAAA